TCACGGTGTCGCGGTCCTCGGTGACCGCAACGAACAGGCGGGCCACCACCTCGCGTTCGGCGCCATCGGCGGCATCGTGAACGATCTTGGTCACCCGCGGCACGTCGGTGGCGGCCAACCAGTTGAGGATCACTCCGTCGGCCTCGCGTCCGGCGAGCGCCAACATGCCCTCACGCAGGGCCGCAATGTGGATCGGCACCGGCTCAGGCGGCAGCACTCCCAGCCGGAAGCCCTTCACCTGGTGGTGGTTCACCTCGGTCGTGACCTTTTCACCCGACATCGCAGCTCGGAGAAAGCGCACCATGTCCCGTACCTGATGGTATGGACGATCGAAGTCGATGCCGTTCCAGCGCTCCACAATCACATCCGAGCTGGTTCCGAGCCCCAGGGTGAAGCGTCCCGGCGCAGCTTGGGCCAGCGAGGCGACCGACTGTGCCAACAGGGCGGGCCCCCTGGTGAACGCCGGCACGATCGCCGTGCCGAGACGCATCGACGGTGTCCACACCGAGGCCAGGGCCAGCGGGGTGAACGCGTCAGTACCCATCGCCTCGGCCGACCACAGGTCGCTGTAGCCGGCGTCCTCCAGCTCCACGAAACGGTCCCGCTGTTCGCCCAGTGGCACATTGTCAAACGGAACGGTCATTCCCAGTCGCTTCACGGGGTCACCCCACGGACGCCCTTGAGCTCCTTCTCCATCCACGGCGGCAATCTGCCGGGCGTCGGCTCGGACACTTCCCGCACGATGGCCGACTGGCTGGCGATGCCCATCAGGGTGCCGTCCTCCGACCACTGGTACACGTCACCGTGGCCGAAACCGTTGTGCACCGCCTGGATTCGCACATCGAGCAACACCCACTCGGTGGGCACCACGCGAACCACTCGCAGCGTGTTGTCCAGACTGTTCGAGCGGGTCCACGAGCCGAACGCCTGGCTGATGCCCCACGGCACGTAGTCGCCGAGGACCGCAAGGCTGGCGGCCGACGGCTCCACGTCCCGGAGCCGCACCCACATGGCGGCCCGTCCCCCGGGCGCCGGGTCGCCGTTGAGACGATCCCACTGGTGGCCCACGGCCAGACGGCTTTCAATGCGGGACATGATCGAGGTGCCGAGCCCGCCCGTTGACTCACGAACCTCACACTCGTTCGGGCCCGGTACCTCCGGCATCACCGTCCACTGGCCGGTGTCATCCAGGTCACGCTGACCCAGTGCAGCGTTCACGGTGAGAATCTCCCGGTCGCCGACCCGTCCGACCACGCGGGCCTGGGCGGTGTGGCGCCCAGCCGCCGGGATGGTCACGTCCAAGTCCATGATCTCGTCGATCATGGCGTAGCTGAGGTACTGCGCGGTGGCCCACACCAACGGCCGGCCGGTGGTGCGCTCGAGTGCCAGGATGGCGGCACCCAGCCCAGCGCCACCGAAGAGAAACCGGCCCAAGGTGGCCAGACCG
Above is a genomic segment from Candidatus Microthrix parvicella Bio17-1 containing:
- a CDS encoding LLM class F420-dependent oxidoreductase; the protein is MTVPFDNVPLGEQRDRFVELEDAGYSDLWSAEAMGTDAFTPLALASVWTPSMRLGTAIVPAFTRGPALLAQSVASLAQAAPGRFTLGLGTSSDVIVERWNGIDFDRPYHQVRDMVRFLRAAMSGEKVTTEVNHHQVKGFRLGVLPPEPVPIHIAALREGMLALAGREADGVILNWLAATDVPRVTKIVHDAADGAEREVVARLFVAVTEDRDTVMALGRHAIAAYLNVPVYRAFHEWLGRGEQLGEMWRLWGEGDRKGALEAIPDSVVDELIIWGSAGQCREHLGAYVDAGVTTPVVALLPFGYDERAAARALAVSG
- a CDS encoding acyl-CoA thioesterase, yielding MDVGEFLGLEATHNPHRWYLPVAPGLATLGRFLFGGAGLGAAILALERTTGRPLVWATAQYLSYAMIDEIMDLDVTIPAAGRHTAQARVVGRVGDREILTVNAALGQRDLDDTGQWTVMPEVPGPNECEVRESTGGLGTSIMSRIESRLAVGHQWDRLNGDPAPGGRAAMWVRLRDVEPSAASLAVLGDYVPWGISQAFGSWTRSNSLDNTLRVVRVVPTEWVLLDVRIQAVHNGFGHGDVYQWSEDGTLMGIASQSAIVREVSEPTPGRLPPWMEKELKGVRGVTP